The Hydra vulgaris chromosome 11, alternate assembly HydraT2T_AEP genome contains a region encoding:
- the LOC100202168 gene encoding restin homolog isoform X2, producing the protein MASYNNGSEVALKIAFQDLKKKYLKQRNELNLLRLSSSQSSNGDQSLKTSYYYEKKIEQLTKSLETKTSAYKSLESVYLKTRQSEDNLVIYIRHLEELLVKSQEKTESDQINNYKLIRDNELLASFCEAEKANGFKDFSMPSNSNSDSTLELKSLFLEDVDDYGFSDTHILKMEKKIDYLLYEKKVLQTKLQSLTKELNIEKLKNEKLLNDLASGNKTVNNVASGNKTVNSLDNQCSSSDTIFNSMKDLNEKSNLLQTILKRNSDILNKLTSKTKSNNIETKNFEYCNYNYELPPLQQINPVFLKTTDEV; encoded by the exons ATGGCATCTTACAATAATGGCTCAGAAGTTGCACTAAAAATTG cTTTCCaagatttgaagaaaaaatacttaaaacaacGCAATGAGTTGAACTTGTTACGTCTAAGCTCATCTCAAAGCAGTAATGGTGACCAAAGTctaaaaacaagttattattatgaaaaaaaaattgaacaactAACAAAATCTTTAGAAACTAAAACTTCTGCATATAAGAGTTTAGAGAGTGTGTACTTAAAAACTAGACAAAGCGAAGATAATCTTGTTATATACATTCGGCATTTAGAAGAATTGTTAGTAAAATCACAAGAAAAGACAGAAAGTGACCAAATAAATAACTACAAATTAATACGTGACAATGAGTTGCTTGCATCATTTTGTGAAGCagaaaaa gctaATGGGTTTAAAGATTTTAGTATGCCTTCTAATTCCAACTCTGATTCAACTTTAGAGTTGAAATCGCTATTCTTAGAAGATGTTGATGATTACGGTTTCTCAGATacgcatattttaaaaatggagaaaaaaatCGATTATTTGCTTTATGAGAAAAAAGTACTTCAAACAAAATTGCAATCGCTTACAAAAGAATTAAACATTGAAAAGCTAAAAAACGAGAAGCTCTTAAACGATTTAGCCAGCGGTAATAAAACCGTAAATAATGTAGCCAGTGGTAATAAAACCGTAAATAGTTTAGACAATCAATGTTCATCGTCTGATACAATCTTTAACTCAATGAAAGACTtgaatgaaaaaagtaatttattgcaaactattttaaaaagaaattcagATATTCTGAACAAATTAACTTCTAAAACAAAGTCTAATAAtattgaaactaaaaattttgaatattgtaACTATAACTATGAGTTACCCCCTTTACAACAAATTAATCCGGTATTCTTGAAAACTACGGATGAAgtgtaa